The genomic stretch AAAGATAGTTCTTGAAGTCAAGGACAAAAGCATCTTCTGGAGCGATAAGCAGCTGAAGCCTAAGAACGGAACTCTATCAGTTGACATTGCTGACGGCGCAAAGATAAGATAACGTTGAATAAAAAAATAAAATATTTTTTTTACTTCTTCTTCATAACAAGGTAGTACACAATTGCTGTTATTATGCTGAAAAACAATGCTAAAATAATCCACAATGCTTTCTGCCCTGTTGAAAGGCTTTTGTTGGTTGCTGCTTCATATATTAC from Candidatus Woesearchaeota archaeon encodes the following:
- a CDS encoding PLDc N-terminal domain-containing protein — its product is MAILGGSWGLWGILALVAAIWVIYEAATNKSLSTGQKALWIILALFFSIITAIVYYLVMKKK